A genomic window from Camelina sativa cultivar DH55 chromosome 2, Cs, whole genome shotgun sequence includes:
- the LOC104715714 gene encoding putative F-box/LRR-repeat protein 21, which produces MSASSSTLVPPLMMREEEEPRNWTELPSEVTSLILLRLGAVEILENAQKVCKPWRHICKDPSMWQKIDMRDLGNRRLKDLDFDTLCRHAVDLSQGGLLEINLEYFSSDSLLAYIADRSRNLRSLGIQMFFTPITNGGLVNAIAKLPLLETLEVSHTCFRLNLKAIGHACPQLKTLKLNSSGSGFNGFDEFDELGNYSPIHVKGDDDYALAIAESMPKLRHLQLLGDRLTETGLNAILDGCPHLEHLDLRKCYNIKLVGNLEKQCLERIKEFKGPDDSTADYPYDITFVNSDFDDSYFDYYDSDSDIVANYD; this is translated from the exons ATGTCTGCCTCCTCCTCTACATTGGTGCCTCCGCTGATgatgagagaggaagaagagccgAGAAACTGGACGGAGCTTCCGTCGGAGGTTACGTCTTTGATCCTGCTCCGACTTGGTGCAGTTGAGATACTTGAAAACGCTCAGAAGGTGTGCAAACCGTGGCGACACATCTGTAAGGACCCTTCCATGTGGCAAAAAATCGATATGCGAGACCTGGGAAACCGAAGATTGAAGGATTTGGATTTCGATACCTTGTGCCGTCACGCTGTTGATCTCAGCCAGGGCGGCTTGCTCGAGATCAACCTTGAGTACTTCTCGTCCGATTCTCTCCTTGCTTACATCGCCGATag ATCAAGGAATCTGAGAAGTCTTGGAATTCAAATGTTCTTCACACCTATCACGAACGGAGGACTTGTGAACGCAATCGCCAAACTTCCAttgcttgaaacccttgagGTCTCACACACATGTTTTAGACTGAACTTGAAAGCTATAGGCCATGCTTGCCCACAGCTAAAGACATTGAAGCTAAACTCCTCAGGGTCAGGGTTTAATGGGTTTGATGAGTTTGATGAGTTAGGTAATTATAGTCCGATTCACGTCAaaggtgatgatgattatgCCCTAGCAATCGCCGAAAGCATGCCCAAACTACGCCACCTCCAGCTTCTTGGGGACAGATTAACTGAAACGGGCTTGAACGCTATCCTTGACGGTTGTCCTCACTTGGAACACCTTGATTTACGCAAGTGTTACAACATTAAGCTTGTCGGAAATCTTGAGAAGCAATGTTTGGAGAGGATAAAAGAGTTCAAAGGCCCAGACGACTCAACCGCTGATTACCCATATGATATCACTTTTGTCAATTCTGATTTTGACGACTCATATTTTGACTACTATGATAGTGATAGCGACATCGTGGCCAACTACGACTGA